CTGTTGTTGTTTAAATAAATCCCCAACTGTCTCtaagccgcaagtgggtcgtccgccctttttgtgcctgcactatgccaCGTTCTCAcacccgagccgcccggatccctgacagaaaggccttgcaccagaataccttagtaaTCTGCAGGCCTTATGTAACATTATGGAGTACTCCCACTCCACTAATGCCCAGCAACAGGATTCTTAAAGGACACCCAAAGAAGGCTggtacaaacaaataaaaataatttattcaaaCATAAACCCCCACTAAAAGAGCATTGACAAAAGATACACTGCCTGATGACCCACCATTATCCCACGGCCAGGCCTCAGTATCACACACAGTTAGTTTACATCAAAACAACTTCTATTAGTCAATACACATATAGAAACATCCACAACACAGCACAATataatcacaaaaaaatacCACACACAAATCCACAGCATTCGGTTAGATTAGACAATGTTAATGGACAACATCTGATTATCTATGCCCTTGCAAAGACtatccccctccccaaaaaaaaaggaaacgaaacaataaacaaaatacaaaccaACAATTCCCAATAACATACAGTAGGGGATAgattaacaaagtaaaaagaacAGGGAAAAAGCGGCACAACCACTCTGAAGTCGTCCCGCCTGTCACGTCCTGGGCTAGctgtagagagtaaaagtttcGCCAGTCGTATTAGATTTTTTATCCAACTCGTCACACAATTGACTCAGCGTTCAGACTAGCTTTCTCCCTTACCAACTGGACTCGCCAAACAATTTCTCCTTCCCGCTTTTATTTCCGTTTCAGTCCCCGCCCCTGCCATCCATCCCACCTATACCCCAACGGAAGTAATTCAGCTCACCTCCAGGTGAACCAGCTCCCTCTACAGGGCCGGAGTACGATAAGAACCAACCTACCTACCCTTTCTTCCATTTAAAGATGGTTATACTACACTCTGCCACACTTATACAATCTTCCTAGCTTTCTTCGAtctcaaggagcaggatatctgttagtacccaagatagaaagagctacggcagactgcagagctttctcctatagagctggatgtgcgggattcaggctaaaaacacacctgtttagtttagcctatagggacactagttctagctctagctaactcctcactcccagttagacctatagtgtgaggtgtagagctgggtggggatcagtgccattggctttggatgaactgacCTGTCAGTCTgccactctagcttcacacccccttgtgggattggagtgctgacgttcagggactccccatgcctgcattcccacctgcctctccctcctactgctgccatagccatatctgccagaCTTTACAaactgcactcacctaactgttagcactgcctctagtctcccctactttggctaattgcacattttatttcccctactcctcctggggggtgctgcccgGAGACCCCAAATTTTCAAGATATTCTGCCTACCCTCCTGCCTGCGACGTCTCCACTACCTGTGAtgcccttccggcctgctcacctgtctgcctgctcccccttctgcctgcgacgtccttccggcctgctcccccttctgcctgtgatgcccttccggcctgctcccccttctgcctgtgatgcccttccggcctgctcgcccttctgcctgtgatgcccttccggcctgctcccccttctgcctgtgatgcccttccggcctgctcccccttctgcctgtgatgcccttccggcctgctcgcccttctgcctgtgacgccccttccggcctgctcgcccttctgcctgcgatgcccttccggcctgctcgcctgTCTGCCTGTGACATCTTCCCTGTTTGCCCTGCTGTCGTACTACTGTTCACCCTGCCATCTGAAGCAGCTCCAGCACTTGCCCGTCATCACCTCCCTGCCCCTCGCTTTGTGACTGAAATGTTAAGATTGGGATAATGTGGATTATGACTTTGCCGtcttgctcatttgacttcctctgctgccccctggaggatgggctccccctctgagtctggttagggttagggcatcctctgctgccccctggaggatgggctccccctctgagtctggttagggcttcctttgctgccccctggaggatgggttccccctctgagtctggttagggttagggcttcctctgctgccccctggaggatgggctccccctctgagtctggttagggttagggcttcctctgctgccccctggaggatggactccccctctgagtctggttagggttagggcttcctttgctgccccctggaggatggactccccctctgagtctggttagggttagggcttcctctgctgccccctggaggatgggctccccctctgagtgtggttcctcctaaggtttcttccttctagggagcttttccttgccactgtggcctctggctgctcactgggggctttgggcatggatgctgtaaagcactttgagacgatATAATGTTGTGAAAAGACGCTATGCAAATAAAACGGAATTGAACTGAAATTGAATTCTGTGTTGGGGGGACTCAAAATTATTTATTGCGATATTTTTAAACTAAAATAacacatatacattttttttacttatcaCCCAGCCCTTATAAACAATTCACTAATCAGAAAGCTATCAATCCTGTGAAataggcttttaacagaaatgtTTGTTTGAACGATTTATGAATAATGATGCTTCATTCATCCCCacggggaaattgtcttttcgcccatcttgctctccaagAGACACACcgacacatactgtatacaggtgagaggaagtttggggtcacagcacagggtcggCTAGCATCCAGCCCCCCGCAGCTCAAGGAcccaatgatgacatcactctgccagccaggaGATCTGAACCAGCGGCCTTCTACTCATGGACACAGAGTCTGAACCCAAAGAGTCACACACCACACCCAGTATTTACAGAAATGCTTCCTACAGCATCCAGAACTGAAAAGAATATGAGTGGTTTTCCCACTGTTAATGAAAACTGGACCATTCTGTATGATGCTGTGTCTTTGGTTATTTGTTACACAAAGTATGGTcattaaaatctttttttgttattactACATTACCACCTTCAGTTAAAATAAAATCTAGGTTAAAAGAAACCTTGTTGATAAAAGAGGggaaataaattacatatactgtatacagtcaGACCTCGGACATTTGCGAGGTTAGGTTCCAGAGCCCGTCGCGAATGAGGAGGATTCGCGGATGTTTGGTAGAGTCACTAAAAATGATAATATTGTCACGCCCTGCCGGTGGATTGGCAATGGGAGGCAGCTGCCCCCGACTAATACCCGGACTCCACATTAGATAAAACCCCAACAACACCGCAGCCCGGGGTGAGGTATTGGTGATGCAGAGATACATACTGAGCGTTCATTTCCCTGTCTCCCATATAGCTTCTGTTCCGCCCTGCTTGCCCTGTCCGACTCTCCCTGCAACCCGTCTCAAACTCCCTCCTGCCCTGTCCTCCTCTCGtacaattcaataaaatacgtaaagAAAACATGTACATGTAATTTTCGTGGATCTGTGAATTCACAAATCACGAAGCGGGAATGCACGAGGGCTAACTGTACacattcattttatattttaaacaatGTTAATCTATTACTGCCAGACTAGATGTGTCATCACATCCTCAGCCAGGAGCAGCTGCGGCCAGCAGAGGCCGCCAGTGAGCAGCCAGAGACAGCAGTCATACGGAAGCTCCCAGCTCTGGGCTCCATCACATGAGCACGCCTGCTGACAATAACACTCACATACCACTTATACACCCTGTGGATAAAGAGCCCTCACTGTTTCtatagcaggttaggatgctgtgcctgtgatcagaaggcaaGACTGAATGGGAACGGAAACgtcacttttttgtttgttactaCATCACTGCCTTCAGTCATTATGAAGTCTGTGATCCggattatgaaaaaaaaacacccaagtTATTAATCCATGAAGAGGAAGAAACTGTATATTtgatatatttcaaacaatgttaatgtttaacTGCCAGAGAAGACATGATTTTACATCCTcacatcacttacagagctgtctTGCATGTCTTGACCACAGGTAGCAGCCTCCAGTGCTCATTATCTGATCTGaagaatttcttcagatcaaacacatccagctcctcatctgacatcagtaacacaaaggccagagctgaatactgtgcaggtgagagatCTTCTACTGAAAGTCTTCCTGAATTCAGGTGTCTTTGTACCTCCTctactagagaattgtcacccagttcattcagacagtggaacaggttgatggtcctttctggagataaattctcctgtattttcccCTTGATGTACTGGGCTGTTTCCCCAATGTTATGTGAGATGGTTCTTGTCTGTCCCAGTAGCCTTTGTAACagagtcttactggagtctgttgagaggcccaggaggaagcggaggtagaggtccaagtgtccattcttgctctttaatgcttcatccactgcagtcttcagcaggtcagctgatgagtttgattGAGACAcgtataaagcagcgagatactcctggatgctcagatgcacaaagcagtacaccatCTCCTGGTACAACCCATACtcctctttaaagacttctgtgcacactccagagtaaactgaagcttcagcgacatcaatgtcattctctgtcagatcttgctcataaaatatgagattgcctttctcaaggttgtgaaaagccagtttaccaagttttaaaaggaattccttgctgTATTCATTAAGCTTGATTTCATAGTTTTTTATATACTtgactttttttaaatttgtctgaaagatcaggaagtgtgtgtacatttctgtcagagtccttggaatttctccactATCAGAATCACTAAAAAGATTCTCaagaacagtggctgaaatccagcagaacacaggtatgtggcacatgatgaagaggctccttgatgatttcacatgtgtgataatcctgctggccaggctctgatcactaaatctcttcctgaaatattcctccttctgggcatcattgaaccctcgtatctctgtcacccggtggacacactcaggaggtatctgattggctgctgctggccgggaggttatccagaggagagcggatggaagcagattccccttaatgaggttagtcaacagcacatccagtgatgttttttttgttacatcAGACCAGCTCTCATTCTTCTcaaaatctagaggaaggcgaaactcatccagaccatcaaagatgaacaagactttgtacCTAAACAGCTCAGTGTATTGAAGTGATTTCAGATCTGGGACAAAGCggtgaagcagttcaatcagactgtattcatccttaatcaaattcaggacccggaaaggaagagcaaatatgaagtgaatgtcctggttttctttcccttctgcccagtcgagaataaatttctgcaccgagactgttttcccgatacctgccacccctttagtgagtacagttctgataggtgtttTACGCCCAtataagggtttaaatatatcattacacttgactgtagtatcttctgttcgcattttcttggatgctgtttcaatctgtcgcacttcatgttcatcattgactcctccagttccaccttcagttatgtagagttctgtgtaaatctcactgagaagtgttggctgtcctccCTTAGgattcccttcaaatacacactcacatTGCTTCTTAAGTTTACTTTTGATTTCTCGCTGATAATGCAGCATGAGCTGTCCTGAAAAGAAATGAgagaaaaatgcacaaattctCACCGTGATCCCGACCTGTATGAGAGGAAGAATATTTTCCAAAAACACACTTTTTTTCACACATACAAGTCCAGATATTTCACTGTGACAAATGTGAAACTCTAAGTTTTATCATACATATTGTACTGAGTTACCACATACAGGACTGTGCATAAGCCTGAGGCagccaaaggaaatgtttaaagtcATTTATCTGGGTAATAATATATCTCCATTGATATGCAAAGCAGTGACTTATcatgcaggggggagggggggtgtgttCACTCTTTACCAGCTGGATAGGAAGGTAAGCTTGCGTGCATTGGGGGCTCCATTGACCAGTCACTCTTcagggaaacacagctgggtacaggggagtctgctctctccatcaggacactgtggacagtgagaggaaacaaaccctcatggtattaatataattcatacaatggggacggcatcacactgctgtttagccttctgctctgccttcatGTACTTTGATATGCTGGGAAGCTCTTGATGTAAACAGACTAGTTTACAGTTAACGTTAAAGTGAAATTTATTGTCTGACCTATAATTTAGATTATTGCAGGGAAGGTTTAGTATCATTGTTAAAAGCTACATCATTACATGGGTCTTTGGTagttttttccatccatccatccatccatccatcatctaccgcttgtccggggttcgggtcacgggagtagcagcttcaggagagatacccagacctccctctccccagctacctctaccagctcctcaggggggacactgaggcgttcccaggccagccgagagatataatccctccagcgagtcctgggcctgccccggggcctcctccctgtaggacatgcacggaaaacctctccgggtagccgcccaggaggcatccgcaccagatgtccaaaccacctcaactggttcctttcgacgtgaagaagcagcggttctattctgaggccctcccggatatccgaacttctcaccctatccctaagggaaagcccagacaccctgcggagaaacctcatttcggccgcctgtattcgcaatctcattctttcggtcattacccatagctcatgaccataggtgagggtaggaacgaagatggaccaatagatcgagagctttgcttttcggctcagttctttcttagccacgacggacctgttaagcgcctgcaaaactgtagacgccgctccgattcgtctatccagctcccgatcttgcctaccctcactcgtgaacaagaccccgagatacttaaactcctccacttcaggcagtacgtcttccctgcatgggcgtaaatttcatttaacagtagggggggacaataaatataaaatttctcatgagcaatttttgaaggggacacaaataatacagtcaaattgtacttataaagatatgtccccacaatgaaaaactttgcttctatcattattattgtagcatggagactgcgtcattatggttattttcaaagtttttctcaggttcaatgacaaagcagtttttttttcaaaactatttattgcattgtttgttatgttgtttacagtcaagccatcaacatacaataaaatttaaacgactgtttaaatgcataatagaaattgattatacaaaaaaatacagtggggtcaatTCGGAcatagcacagtgctcatttagtaaatgcacagccaAACAATAtactaattgtggccgttaatgtaaAGTTAACATTAtaccaagtcgtcacaaataaaacaatgcatgggaaacggctttggcgtgttagttgcagtgcactatgcaacaagctattgtaaacaagctaacgttaactagataagtaatattttaatcgctaatataacagattcatggaaaattacatcagtaatcagcatttttgccgcaactaatttatgaatgagtctgcatcaactacgttaaagagaatcgctttatttaaagtgaataaaataccctacttactgcagttcaacattaattgagccacaGCCACACACCTTActcgtgtgtgtagagtaggtgagatgaactgggaaagcaggcagtgggccaaaccactgtgaggaaggggagggggaacttgcatgcattttttgcgtttttttttttctacagtacTTACAGAATAATTTTAGGtatgcatacatatatttttcacaatagatagcgtgatttttttttttttatataatttttttgggggggacaaccctcggatagtgggggacatgtcccctccgtccccccgggatttacgcccatgcttccctgacctgaagagggcaatccacccgtttctgggtgagaaccatggtctcggacttggaggtgctaatcttCATCCCTGCTGCTtcgggcaagccccccccagcaccctcgggctctgcgccctcagatgtctcaaaggcagtgtgcgtagatgtatctgaggcaaggttgaggaggtcctcaaagtattccttccacctccgggtgatgtccccaggtgaggtcaacagcaccccctccccactataaatagtaggaaccaggagctgcttccccctcctgatattccggatggtttgccagaacctttttgaggccgaccgaaagtcactttccatggcctcactgaactcctcccacgctcgggtttttgcttctgcgaccgcccgagctgcgttccacctggcccgccggtacccgtcagctgcctccggagagcCCCGGACTAATAATTcctggtaagcctccttcttcagcttgacagcccccctcacctctggtgtccaccatcgggtacgggggttaccgccacgacaggcaccgaccaccctgcagccacagctccgtacggccgcttccacaatggaggtccggaacagtgtccattcagactcaatgtccccaacctcccccggcatgcagttggaattctgccagAGGCAGGAGTTAAAGCtccggcgaacaggagcctctgccagacgttcccagcagaccctcactatgcgcttgggcctaccaggtctgaccggcttcctcccccgccatctgagccaactcatcaccaggtggtgatcagttgacagctctgcccctctctttacccgagtgtccaagactgaaggccgcagatcagatgatacgattatgaaatcgatcatcgacctgtagccccgggcatgttcgtgccatgtccacttatggacacccttatgctcgaacatggtgttcgtcatggacaaaccatgcattgcacagaagtccaataacagaacaccactcgggttcagatctgggaggccgttcctcccaatcaacccccttccaggtcacactgtcattgcccacgtgagcgttgaagtctcCCAGCAAGatcataagcgcagatgacagtcagagacctatcccagACCCGAAGACGCAGGCAGATaaccctctcgttcaccggggtaaactccgttgttaatgcaccgagctgtggggccaccagtagccccacccttgcccggcgtcgctcacctgccacaactccagaagaaaagagcgtccagcccctctccaggagattggttccagaacccacgctatgtgttgaggtgagcccgactatatctagccagtatttctcaacctcacgcacaagctcaggctccttccccaccagagaggtgacattccatgtcccgagagccagttttgtcagccggggatcggaccgccaggccCTCCCTGGGCCGCCACCCGAtacacaatgcaccgaacccctgacattccccttgcgggtggtggtaAACTTTGTAAACAAATGTAAACTTTCAGGCTATGCCTGGCCGGGCCCCatgggccaaggcccggcctccaggcgctcgccaacgggcccctcccccaggcctggctccagggtggggccccggtgaccctagtccaggcgagggaaacgggactttgaatgtttgaatgccttatcatagggttctttttggattgctctttgtctggacctttttgccttgggagaccctaccaggggctattgcccccgacaacatagcccccaggttcactgaggcacgcaagcccctccaccacgataaggtggcaatccaaggagagggtagtttttttcttgtttatatatttgtttgtttgtttgtttgtttttgtggcgATACTGGACAAgagtataaaataatataaaataattggCTGATTGAGtaagaaaaaggagaagaaagaaGATGGTGAGGTCTTTTTATTAAGCTACACATATGACAGTGCTGCCCACTCAGCCAGCCCTAGCTAGGAGCCCAGTTTACTTTATGTTATGGCCTGACTATAGACCCAGAGAGACATGCATGCTAGTGGCTGTAACACTGTTACCTCTCAGTGCTCTTTCTGTTACACCCCACAAGGGGGCGCATTTCATATCCTGCACTATAAATGTTGCGACTCACAGCTACTGGTGCTCCGAGGtccaggggcactggccccactGGCCCGGTCCATAACCCAGCCAAGGCTCCAGGGGGCGCTATCTTGGAGCACCTTCAGTCACCGGCTCATTCCCCCACCATGAGCTAAGAAGTGCTACTGGGGAtctttcctgcctgctgcccttAGACACCACAATGCCTGCTGTCGATGTGCAGCCCCCACAGCCAGCCTTAAC
The Paramormyrops kingsleyae isolate MSU_618 chromosome 4, PKINGS_0.4, whole genome shotgun sequence genome window above contains:
- the LOC111840179 gene encoding protein NLRC3-like isoform X3 produces the protein MIINYNTITKYNLNIICRMYLLTLHINRDPSRNQLVWIGTKMEKERGKRKAAPEMRPPVECKRKSTESVLMERADSPVPSCVSMKSDRSIGNPPDFREGPFPTDQSVLMERADSPVPSCVSLKSDWSMEPPMHASLPSYPAGQLMLHYQREIKSKLKKQCECVFEGNPKGGQPTLLSEIYTELYITEGGTGGVNDEHEVRQIETASKKMRTEDTTVKCNDIFKPLYGRKTPIRTVLTKGVAGIGKTVSVQKFILDWAEGKENQDIHFIFALPFRVLNLIKDEYSLIELLHRFVPDLKSLQYTELFRYKVLFIFDGLDEFRLPLDFEKNESWSDVTKKTSLDVLLTNLIKGNLLPSALLWITSRPAAANQIPPECVHRVTEIRGFNDAQKEEYFRKRFSDQSLASRIITHVKSSRSLFIMCHIPVFCWISATVLENLFSDSDSGEIPRTLTEMYTHFLIFQTNLKKVKYIKNYEIKLNEYSKEFLLKLGKLAFHNLEKGNLIFYEQDLTENDIDVAEASVYSGVCTEVFKEEYGLYQEMVYCFVHLSIQEYLAALYVSQSNSSADLLKTAVDEALKSKNGHLDLYLRFLLGLSTDSSKTLLQRLLGQTRTISHNIGETAQYIKGKIQENLSPERTINLFHCLNELGDNSLVEEVQRHLNSGRLSVEDLSPAQYSALAFVLLMSDEELDVFDLKKFFRSDNEHWRLLPVVKTCKTALLNSCDLTDENCEVLASALRTNSSPLRELDLSDNNLKDSGVKLLSAGLGDSHCKLGILRLAGCSVTEEGCSSLASALRSNPSHLRELDLSYNHPGDSGVKLLSAVLEDPSCKLEKLQVDLCELTEKCCETLASALRLNSSPLRELDLSDNDLLDSGVKLLSAGLGDSHCKLEILRLSGCRVTEEGYSSLASSLRSNPSHLRELDLSYNYPGDSGVKLLSAVLEDPSCKLEKLNVDHSGECMTRPGLQKYSCQLTLDPNTAHIELSLSEGNREVTWGAEQPYPDHPERFDPTGAQSDSVLNQRSLSSERLPPFLLSHNVL
- the LOC111840179 gene encoding protein NLRC3-like isoform X2, yielding MEKERGKRKAAPEMRPPVECKRKSTESVLMERADSPVPSCVSMKSDRSIGNPPDFREGPFPTDQSVLMERADSPVPSCVSLKSDWSMEPPMHASLPSYPAGQLMLHYQREIKSKLKKQCECVFEGNPKGGQPTLLSEIYTELYITEGGTGGVNDEHEVRQIETASKKMRTEDTTVKCNDIFKPLYGRKTPIRTVLTKGVAGIGKTVSVQKFILDWAEGKENQDIHFIFALPFRVLNLIKDEYSLIELLHRFVPDLKSLQYTELFRYKVLFIFDGLDEFRLPLDFEKNESWSDVTKKTSLDVLLTNLIKGNLLPSALLWITSRPAAANQIPPECVHRVTEIRGFNDAQKEEYFRKRFSDQSLASRIITHVKSSRSLFIMCHIPVFCWISATVLENLFSDSDSGEIPRTLTEMYTHFLIFQTNLKKVKYIKNYEIKLNEYSKEFLLKLGKLAFHNLEKGNLIFYEQDLTENDIDVAEASVYSGVCTEVFKEEYGLYQEMVYCFVHLSIQEYLAALYVSQSNSSADLLKTAVDEALKSKNGHLDLYLRFLLGLSTDSSKTLLQRLLGQTRTISHNIGETAQYIKGKIQENLSPERTINLFHCLNELGDNSLVEEVQRHLNSGRLSVEDLSPAQYSALAFVLLMSDEELDVFDLKKFFRSDNEHWRLLPVVKTCKTALLNSCDLTDENCEVLASALRTNSSPLRELDLSDNNLKDSGVKLLSAGLGDSHCKLGILRLAGCSVTEEGCSSLASALRSNPSHLRELDLSYNHPGDSGVKLLSAVLEDPSCKLEKLQVDLCELTEKCCETLASALRLNSSPLRELDLSDNDLLDSGVKLLSAGLGDSHCKLEILRLSGCRVTEEGYSSLASSLRSNPSHLRELDLSYNYPGDSGVKLLSAVLEDPSCKLEKLNVDHSGECMTRPGLQKYSCQLTLDPNTAHIELSLSEGNREVTWGAEQPYPDHPERFDRKLQVLCRESLTGRCYWEAEWSGDGADIGVTYKGIRRKGWSDDCTLGANDKSWSLSCRPVSYSVQHNNKQTVISIKPSGSHRVGVYLDWGAGALSFYRVSSDGLTLLYRFTSSFTEPLYPGFYVYSPKSSLSL
- the LOC111840179 gene encoding protein NLRC3-like isoform X1 translates to MIINYNTITKYNLNIICRMYLLTLHINRDPSRNQLVWIGTKMEKERGKRKAAPEMRPPVECKRKSTESVLMERADSPVPSCVSMKSDRSIGNPPDFREGPFPTDQSVLMERADSPVPSCVSLKSDWSMEPPMHASLPSYPAGQLMLHYQREIKSKLKKQCECVFEGNPKGGQPTLLSEIYTELYITEGGTGGVNDEHEVRQIETASKKMRTEDTTVKCNDIFKPLYGRKTPIRTVLTKGVAGIGKTVSVQKFILDWAEGKENQDIHFIFALPFRVLNLIKDEYSLIELLHRFVPDLKSLQYTELFRYKVLFIFDGLDEFRLPLDFEKNESWSDVTKKTSLDVLLTNLIKGNLLPSALLWITSRPAAANQIPPECVHRVTEIRGFNDAQKEEYFRKRFSDQSLASRIITHVKSSRSLFIMCHIPVFCWISATVLENLFSDSDSGEIPRTLTEMYTHFLIFQTNLKKVKYIKNYEIKLNEYSKEFLLKLGKLAFHNLEKGNLIFYEQDLTENDIDVAEASVYSGVCTEVFKEEYGLYQEMVYCFVHLSIQEYLAALYVSQSNSSADLLKTAVDEALKSKNGHLDLYLRFLLGLSTDSSKTLLQRLLGQTRTISHNIGETAQYIKGKIQENLSPERTINLFHCLNELGDNSLVEEVQRHLNSGRLSVEDLSPAQYSALAFVLLMSDEELDVFDLKKFFRSDNEHWRLLPVVKTCKTALLNSCDLTDENCEVLASALRTNSSPLRELDLSDNNLKDSGVKLLSAGLGDSHCKLGILRLAGCSVTEEGCSSLASALRSNPSHLRELDLSYNHPGDSGVKLLSAVLEDPSCKLEKLQVDLCELTEKCCETLASALRLNSSPLRELDLSDNDLLDSGVKLLSAGLGDSHCKLEILRLSGCRVTEEGYSSLASSLRSNPSHLRELDLSYNYPGDSGVKLLSAVLEDPSCKLEKLNVDHSGECMTRPGLQKYSCQLTLDPNTAHIELSLSEGNREVTWGAEQPYPDHPERFDRKLQVLCRESLTGRCYWEAEWSGDGADIGVTYKGIRRKGWSDDCTLGANDKSWSLSCRPVSYSVQHNNKQTVISIKPSGSHRVGVYLDWGAGALSFYRVSSDGLTLLYRFTSSFTEPLYPGFYVYSPKSSLSL
- the LOC111840179 gene encoding protein NLRC3-like isoform X4, with product MIINYNTITKYNLNIICRMYLLTLHINRDPSRNQLVWIGTKMEKERGKRKAAPEMRPPVECKRKSTESVLMERADSPVPSCVSMKSDRSIGNPPDFREGPFPTDQSVLMERADSPVPSCVSLKSDWSMEPPMHASLPSYPAGQLMLHYQREIKSKLKKQCECVFEGNPKGGQPTLLSEIYTELYITEGGTGGVNDEHEVRQIETASKKMRTEDTTVKCNDIFKPLYGRKTPIRTVLTKGVAGIGKTVSVQKFILDWAEGKENQDIHFIFALPFRVLNLIKDEYSLIELLHRFVPDLKSLQYTELFRYKVLFIFDGLDEFRLPLDFEKNESWSDVTKKTSLDVLLTNLIKGNLLPSALLWITSRPAAANQIPPECVHRVTEIRGFNDAQKEEYFRKRFSDQSLASRIITHVKSSRSLFIMCHIPVFCWISATVLENLFSDSDSGEIPRTLTEMYTHFLIFQTNLKKVKYIKNYEIKLNEYSKEFLLKLGKLAFHNLEKGNLIFYEQDLTENDIDVAEASVYSGVCTEVFKEEYGLYQEMVYCFVHLSIQEYLAALYVSQSNSSADLLKTAVDEALKSKNGHLDLYLRFLLGLSTDSSKTLLQRLLGQTRTISHNIGETAQYIKGKIQENLSPERTINLFHCLNELGDNSLVEEVQRHLNSGRLSVEDLSPAQYSALAFVLLMSDEELDVFDLKKFFRSDNEHWRLLPVVKTCKTALLNSCDLTDENCEVLASALRTNSSPLRELDLSDNNLKDSGVKLLSAGLGDSHCKLGILRLAGCSVTEEGCSSLASALRSNPSHLRELDLSYNHPGDSGVKLLSAVLEDPSCKLEKLQVDLCELTEKCCETLASALRLNSSPLRELDLSDNDLLDSGVKLLSAGLGDSHCKLEILRLSGCRVTEEGYSSLASSLRSNPSHLRELDLSYNYPGDSGVKLLSAVLEDPSCKLEKLNVDHSGECMTRPGLQKYSCQLTLDPNTAHIELSLSEGNREVTWGAEQPYPDHPERFDRAQSDSVLNQRSLSSERLPPFLLSHNVL